A genome region from Streptomyces sp. NBC_01296 includes the following:
- the rsmA gene encoding 16S rRNA (adenine(1518)-N(6)/adenine(1519)-N(6))-dimethyltransferase RsmA codes for MSTAEQQPEPSTSTPPDALLGPAEIRELAAVLGVRPTKQKGQNFVIDANTVRRIVRTAEVRPDDVVVEVGPGLGSLTLALLEAADRVIAVEIDDVLAAALPATIEARMPARKDRFALVHSDAMLVEELPGPPPTALVANLPYNVAVPVLLTMLDRFPTIERTLVMVQAEVADRLAAEPGNKVYGVPSVKANWYAHVKRAGSIGRKVFWPAPNVDSGLVSLVRRAEPIKTTATKAEVFAVVDAAFAQRRKTLRAALAGWAGSAAGAEAALVAAGISPQARGESLTVEEFAAIAEHKPAQERPAL; via the coding sequence GTGAGCACCGCAGAGCAGCAGCCCGAGCCTTCGACCAGCACGCCCCCCGACGCCCTTCTCGGACCGGCAGAGATCCGGGAACTGGCCGCCGTACTCGGCGTACGGCCGACGAAGCAGAAGGGCCAGAACTTCGTCATCGACGCCAACACGGTGCGCCGGATCGTGCGCACCGCCGAGGTGCGGCCCGACGACGTGGTCGTCGAGGTCGGCCCGGGGCTGGGGTCGCTGACGCTCGCGCTGCTGGAGGCCGCCGACCGGGTCATCGCCGTCGAGATCGACGACGTCCTGGCCGCGGCGCTGCCCGCCACCATCGAGGCGCGGATGCCCGCGCGCAAGGACCGCTTCGCGCTGGTGCACTCCGACGCGATGCTGGTCGAGGAGCTGCCGGGCCCGCCGCCGACCGCGCTCGTCGCGAACCTCCCGTACAACGTGGCCGTACCGGTGCTGCTGACCATGCTGGACCGCTTCCCGACCATCGAGCGCACGCTGGTGATGGTGCAGGCGGAGGTCGCCGACCGGCTGGCCGCCGAGCCGGGCAACAAGGTGTACGGGGTGCCCTCCGTCAAGGCGAACTGGTACGCGCACGTCAAGCGCGCCGGGTCCATCGGCCGCAAGGTCTTCTGGCCCGCGCCGAACGTGGACTCGGGCCTGGTGTCGCTGGTGCGGCGGGCCGAGCCGATCAAGACGACCGCCACGAAGGCGGAGGTCTTCGCCGTCGTGGACGCGGCCTTCGCGCAGCGCCGCAAGACGCTGCGCGCCGCGCTGGCCGGCTGGGCCGGCTCGGCGGCGGGCGCCGAGGCGGCGCTGGTCGCCGCCGGGATCTCCCCGCAGGCGCGCGGCGAGTCGCTGACGGTGGAGGAGTTCGCGGCGATCGCCGAGCACAAGCCCGCGCAGGAGAGGCCCGCGCTGTGA
- a CDS encoding 4-(cytidine 5'-diphospho)-2-C-methyl-D-erythritol kinase, producing MNHVESRRAVTVRVPAKVNVQLAVGAARPDGFHDLANVFLAVSLYDEVTVTEADALTVSCTGPDAGQVPLDRTNLAARAAEILAARAGIEPAVHLHIAKNIPVAGGMAGGSADGAAALLACDTLWGLNTPRAQLLDICAELGSDVPFSLVGGAALGTGRGELLTPVEAGTFHWVFAVADGGLSTPAVFREFDRLAEGTQIPEPDASPALLAALASGDADALAATLANDLQPAALSLRPQLAGTLAAGADGGALAALVSGSGPTTAFLCRDAESAEKVAAALEASGTCRTTRVAGSPAAGATVLHEA from the coding sequence GTGAACCACGTCGAGAGCCGCCGGGCCGTGACCGTACGGGTCCCCGCGAAGGTCAACGTCCAGCTGGCGGTGGGCGCGGCGCGGCCGGACGGCTTCCACGACCTGGCCAACGTCTTCCTCGCGGTGTCGCTGTACGACGAGGTCACGGTCACCGAGGCCGATGCCCTGACCGTCAGCTGCACCGGACCCGACGCCGGCCAGGTCCCGCTGGACCGCACGAACCTCGCGGCGCGCGCCGCCGAGATCCTCGCGGCCCGGGCCGGGATCGAACCCGCCGTCCACCTCCACATCGCGAAGAACATCCCGGTCGCCGGCGGCATGGCGGGCGGCAGCGCGGACGGCGCGGCGGCCCTGCTGGCCTGCGACACCCTGTGGGGTCTGAACACCCCGCGTGCGCAGCTCCTCGACATCTGCGCGGAGCTCGGCAGCGACGTCCCCTTCAGCCTGGTCGGCGGGGCCGCGCTCGGCACCGGCCGCGGTGAGCTGCTCACCCCGGTCGAGGCGGGCACCTTCCACTGGGTGTTCGCGGTGGCCGACGGCGGCCTGTCCACCCCGGCGGTGTTCCGCGAGTTCGACCGCCTCGCGGAGGGTACGCAGATCCCGGAGCCCGATGCCTCCCCGGCGCTCCTGGCGGCCCTCGCCTCGGGCGACGCGGACGCGCTGGCGGCCACACTGGCCAACGACCTCCAGCCCGCGGCGCTCTCGCTGCGCCCGCAGCTGGCCGGGACGCTGGCGGCGGGCGCCGACGGCGGTGCGCTCGCCGCGCTGGTCTCGGGCTCGGGCCCCACGACGGCCTTCCTGTGCCGGGACGCGGAGTCGGCCGAGAAGGTGGCGGCGGCCCTCGAAGCCTCGGGCACCTGCCGCACGACCCGAGTGGCCGGCTCCCCGGCAGCGGGCGCAACGGTCCTTCACGAAGCCTGA
- a CDS encoding acyltransferase family protein, producing MTATARAMAEATPADRDRYVDLLRVASLGTVLFGHWLMAAVSSDGIGNLLALVPALQVLTWGLQIMPVFFFVGGFSHALSYRSLARKAEGRPVYAAFLRARLQRLLRPTLVFVLVWTAGALAVQLAGGGDGRLTGAALRLVTQPLWFIGIYLAMVAFTPALLALHQRWGWGAFALLAGSAAAVDVLRFALAVPYVEFLNFAFVWLAVHQLGFLRADGRITRPGLLAAAGLTGAVLLVAYGPYPLSMVGMPGEKVSNMAPPTLALLAHGMWLVGAVQLLAAPATAWLARPRVWRTVVAANGIAMTAFLWHLTAMLAVYAAQLALGIALPVPASAAWWAQVPLRLLAAAGLTAVLVALFRRFEAPVRTGAEPGSGPLAALGTTLCLLGILGLSTTGLGGLLEGHSATLIALPVTAPAAIAMALGGWLLVERSGAARSVRLGG from the coding sequence ATGACAGCCACCGCACGGGCCATGGCCGAGGCCACCCCCGCCGACCGCGACCGGTACGTCGACCTGCTGCGGGTCGCCTCGCTCGGGACCGTGCTCTTCGGGCACTGGCTGATGGCCGCCGTCAGCAGCGACGGCATAGGGAACCTGCTCGCCCTCGTCCCCGCGCTCCAGGTGCTCACCTGGGGCCTGCAGATCATGCCGGTGTTCTTCTTCGTCGGCGGGTTCTCGCACGCCCTGTCGTACCGGTCCCTGGCCAGGAAGGCCGAAGGGCGGCCCGTCTACGCCGCCTTCCTGCGGGCCCGGCTCCAGCGGCTGCTGCGCCCCACCCTCGTGTTCGTCCTCGTCTGGACCGCCGGGGCGCTGGCCGTGCAGCTCGCCGGCGGCGGGGACGGGCGGCTGACCGGGGCCGCCCTGCGGCTGGTCACCCAGCCGCTGTGGTTCATCGGGATCTACCTCGCCATGGTCGCCTTCACCCCGGCCCTCCTGGCGCTCCACCAGCGGTGGGGCTGGGGGGCGTTCGCCCTCCTCGCCGGGTCCGCGGCCGCCGTCGACGTGCTCCGCTTCGCGCTCGCCGTTCCGTACGTCGAGTTCCTGAACTTCGCCTTCGTCTGGCTCGCCGTGCACCAGCTCGGCTTCCTGCGCGCCGACGGCCGGATCACCCGCCCCGGCCTGCTCGCCGCCGCCGGGCTCACCGGCGCGGTACTGCTCGTCGCGTACGGCCCGTACCCGCTGTCCATGGTCGGGATGCCCGGCGAGAAGGTCTCCAACATGGCCCCGCCCACCCTCGCCCTGCTGGCGCACGGGATGTGGCTCGTCGGCGCCGTGCAGCTGCTCGCGGCCCCCGCCACCGCCTGGCTCGCCCGCCCCCGCGTCTGGCGCACGGTCGTCGCCGCCAACGGCATCGCCATGACCGCCTTCCTCTGGCACCTCACCGCCATGCTCGCCGTCTACGCGGCCCAGCTCGCGCTCGGCATCGCGCTCCCCGTGCCCGCCTCCGCCGCCTGGTGGGCCCAGGTGCCGCTGCGGCTGCTCGCCGCCGCCGGGCTGACCGCCGTACTCGTCGCCCTCTTCCGCAGGTTCGAAGCCCCGGTGCGCACCGGGGCCGAGCCCGGCAGCGGGCCGCTGGCCGCCCTCGGCACCACCCTGTGCCTGCTCGGCATCCTCGGCCTGTCCACGACCGGGCTCGGCGGCCTCCTCGAAGGCCACAGCGCCACCCTGATCGCCCTTCCGGTCACGGCGCCCGCCGCGATCGCCATGGCGCTGGGCGGCTGGCTCCTGGTGGAACGTTCCGGAGCGGCCCGGAGCGTTAGGCTGGGGGGCTGA
- a CDS encoding ABC-F family ATP-binding cassette domain-containing protein — protein MAVNLVNVEAVGKVYGTRALLDGISLGVSEGDRIGVVGRNGDGKTTLIRMLAKLEEPDTGRVTQSGGLRMGVLTQHDSLDPSATIRHEIIRDMADHEWAGNAKIRDVLTGLFGGLDLPGFGQGLDTVIGPLSGGERRRIALAQLLIADQDLLVLDEPTNHLDVEGISWLAKHLQERRSALVCVTHDRWFLDQVCTRMWDVQRGAVFEYEGGYSDYVFARAERDRIAATEESKRQNLMRKELAWLRRGAPARTSKPRYRIEAANELIADVPPPRDKSELMKFANARLGKTVFDLENVTVQAGPKTLLKHLTWHLGPGDRVGLVGVNGAGKTSLLRALAEAARTQGDVQPAAGSVTVGKTVKLAYLSQEVGELDPSLRVLEAVQRVRDRVDLGKGREMTAGQLCEQFGFTKEKQWTPVGDLSGGERRRLQILRLLMDEPNVLFLDEPTNDLDIETLTQLEDLLDGWPGSMIVISHDRFFIERTTDTVMALLGDASLRMLPRGLDEYLERRQKMIEAAAPAPAPAAAKSTASGDSRAAKKELAKIERQLNKMADRETNLHAQIAENATDFDKVAKLDAELRELISDRDELEMRWLELAEDA, from the coding sequence ATGGCCGTCAATCTGGTCAATGTCGAGGCAGTCGGCAAGGTGTACGGAACCCGTGCCCTGCTCGACGGCATCTCCCTCGGCGTGTCCGAGGGGGACCGGATCGGTGTCGTGGGCCGCAACGGCGACGGCAAGACCACCCTCATCCGCATGCTCGCCAAGCTCGAGGAGCCCGACACCGGCCGGGTCACCCAGAGCGGCGGCCTGCGCATGGGCGTGCTCACCCAGCACGACTCCCTCGACCCCTCGGCGACCATCCGGCACGAGATCATCCGGGACATGGCCGACCACGAGTGGGCCGGCAACGCCAAGATCCGCGACGTGCTGACCGGACTCTTCGGCGGCCTCGACCTCCCCGGCTTCGGCCAGGGCCTCGACACCGTCATCGGCCCGCTCTCCGGCGGTGAGCGCCGCCGCATCGCGCTCGCCCAACTGCTCATCGCCGACCAGGACCTGCTCGTCCTCGACGAGCCCACCAACCACCTCGACGTCGAGGGCATCTCCTGGTTGGCCAAGCACCTCCAGGAACGCCGCTCCGCGCTCGTCTGCGTCACCCACGACCGCTGGTTCCTCGACCAGGTCTGCACCCGCATGTGGGACGTGCAGCGCGGCGCCGTGTTCGAGTACGAGGGCGGCTACAGCGACTACGTCTTCGCCCGCGCCGAGCGCGACCGCATCGCCGCCACGGAGGAGTCCAAGCGGCAGAACCTGATGCGCAAGGAGCTGGCCTGGCTGCGCCGCGGCGCCCCCGCCCGGACCTCCAAGCCGCGCTACCGCATCGAGGCGGCCAACGAGCTCATCGCCGACGTGCCGCCGCCGCGCGACAAGTCCGAGCTGATGAAGTTCGCCAACGCCCGCCTCGGCAAGACCGTCTTCGACCTGGAGAACGTCACCGTCCAGGCCGGGCCGAAGACCCTGCTCAAGCACCTCACCTGGCACCTCGGCCCCGGCGACCGCGTCGGCCTCGTCGGCGTCAACGGCGCGGGCAAGACCTCCCTGCTGCGCGCGCTCGCGGAGGCGGCCCGCACCCAGGGCGACGTCCAGCCGGCCGCCGGCAGCGTCACCGTCGGCAAGACGGTCAAGCTGGCGTACCTCTCCCAGGAGGTCGGCGAACTCGACCCGTCCCTGCGGGTCCTGGAGGCGGTGCAGCGCGTACGCGACCGCGTCGACCTCGGCAAGGGCCGCGAGATGACGGCCGGTCAGCTGTGCGAGCAGTTCGGTTTCACCAAGGAGAAGCAGTGGACGCCCGTCGGCGACCTCTCCGGCGGTGAGCGGCGCCGGCTGCAGATCCTGCGCCTGCTGATGGACGAGCCCAACGTGCTCTTCCTCGACGAGCCCACCAACGACCTCGACATCGAGACCCTCACCCAGCTCGAGGACCTCCTCGACGGCTGGCCGGGCTCGATGATCGTGATCTCCCACGACCGGTTCTTCATCGAGCGCACCACCGACACGGTGATGGCGCTGCTGGGCGACGCCAGCCTGCGGATGCTGCCGCGCGGTCTCGACGAGTACCTGGAGCGCCGGCAGAAGATGATCGAGGCGGCCGCCCCGGCGCCCGCCCCGGCCGCCGCCAAGTCGACTGCCTCGGGCGACTCGCGCGCGGCGAAGAAGGAGCTCGCGAAGATCGAGCGCCAGCTCAACAAGATGGCGGACCGCGAGACGAATCTGCACGCCCAGATCGCCGAGAACGCGACCGATTTCGACAAGGTCGCGAAGCTCGACGCGGAGCTGCGCGAACTCATCTCGGACCGCGACGAGTTGGAGATGCGCTGGCTCGAGCTGGCCGAGGACGCCTAG
- a CDS encoding outer membrane protein assembly factor BamB family protein, protein MTEPPQPPNQPPTPSGYGHLPGPPQSGSGYGYPQQGDNPYAQQPPTQPMHPMQPPPPMPQQGYLPPPPGPPTAAMQQAGGAAPKKKTAVVIAAAAAGVLVLGTGGYFAFAGSSGEDPKKPVAQSSAPTDAKPSADVDKGDGSGSGSKAGEDLNAGRKQGEDKALWLRTAKIDGPGMGVESAGQWIVGDTVVKSVWKNLTAYGATDGKEKWTLAFPTPICSVTRQTTAEGKTVVMFKDGDGDRATCNQMKLVDLKAGKEGWTKEVPKEGLFDIMTSPSLGITGDTVAVSRSGTASAFKVSTGDKLFGSATAEGCKPDSYVVNNGKMVAVSTCYDDDLSSEVSAADPVTGKKSWTFKLPAKYKVAAIYSLDPLVLDIGNQDKKERAIVVIGPDGKQTATVSGEGSFATECDGGLFRSVEVCSTTAVDANTLYMPTVAASGKANEIVAFDLGTGKVKWRTPAGDGRTLTPIGAANGQLLAYRKATSDQGGEVVSIPAAGGTPTALLRNPSGSSAPVESSFYTPKVDYVDGRLFISQTRLLAQGKDEKLLMVFGK, encoded by the coding sequence ATGACCGAGCCGCCCCAGCCGCCGAACCAGCCGCCCACACCTTCCGGTTACGGCCACCTGCCCGGCCCGCCGCAGTCCGGGTCCGGGTACGGGTACCCGCAGCAGGGCGACAACCCGTACGCCCAGCAGCCCCCGACGCAGCCGATGCACCCGATGCAGCCCCCGCCGCCGATGCCGCAGCAGGGCTACCTCCCGCCGCCGCCCGGGCCGCCGACCGCCGCGATGCAGCAGGCCGGGGGCGCGGCGCCCAAGAAGAAGACGGCCGTGGTCATCGCCGCAGCCGCCGCCGGCGTACTCGTCCTCGGTACCGGCGGCTACTTCGCCTTCGCCGGCAGCAGCGGCGAGGACCCGAAGAAGCCCGTCGCGCAGAGCTCCGCCCCGACCGACGCCAAGCCCTCCGCCGACGTGGACAAGGGCGACGGCAGCGGCAGCGGCTCCAAGGCGGGCGAGGACCTCAACGCCGGCCGCAAGCAGGGCGAGGACAAGGCCCTCTGGCTCAGGACCGCCAAGATCGACGGCCCCGGCATGGGCGTGGAGTCCGCCGGCCAGTGGATCGTCGGCGACACCGTCGTCAAGAGCGTCTGGAAGAACCTCACCGCCTACGGGGCCACCGACGGCAAGGAGAAGTGGACGCTCGCGTTCCCCACTCCTATCTGCTCCGTCACCCGGCAGACCACCGCCGAGGGCAAGACCGTCGTCATGTTCAAGGACGGCGACGGCGACCGCGCCACCTGCAACCAGATGAAGCTGGTCGACCTCAAGGCGGGCAAGGAAGGCTGGACGAAGGAGGTCCCCAAGGAGGGCCTCTTCGACATCATGACCAGCCCCAGCCTGGGCATCACCGGCGACACCGTCGCCGTCAGCCGCAGTGGCACCGCCAGCGCCTTCAAGGTCAGCACCGGCGACAAGCTCTTCGGCAGCGCCACCGCCGAGGGCTGCAAGCCCGACTCGTACGTCGTCAACAACGGCAAGATGGTCGCCGTCTCCACCTGCTACGACGACGACCTCTCCAGCGAGGTGTCGGCCGCCGACCCCGTCACCGGCAAGAAGAGCTGGACCTTCAAACTGCCCGCGAAGTACAAGGTCGCCGCCATCTACTCGCTGGACCCCCTCGTCCTCGACATCGGCAACCAGGACAAGAAGGAACGCGCCATCGTGGTCATCGGACCCGACGGCAAGCAGACCGCCACCGTCAGCGGCGAGGGCAGCTTCGCCACCGAGTGCGACGGCGGCCTCTTCCGCTCCGTCGAGGTCTGCTCCACCACCGCCGTGGACGCGAACACCCTCTACATGCCGACCGTCGCCGCATCCGGCAAGGCCAACGAGATCGTCGCCTTCGACCTGGGCACCGGCAAGGTCAAGTGGCGCACCCCCGCCGGCGACGGCCGCACCCTCACCCCGATCGGGGCCGCGAACGGCCAGCTGCTCGCCTACCGCAAGGCCACCTCCGACCAGGGCGGCGAGGTCGTCTCGATCCCGGCCGCAGGCGGCACGCCCACCGCGCTGCTGCGCAACCCGTCGGGATCCTCCGCTCCCGTCGAGAGCAGCTTCTACACCCCGAAGGTCGACTACGTGGACGGGCGGCTGTTCATCTCCCAAACCCGCCTTCTCGCCCAGGGCAAGGACGAGAAGCTCCTGATGGTCTTCGGCAAGTGA
- a CDS encoding outer membrane protein assembly factor BamB family protein: MSTPPPPNQPPAGGFGAPQDPHPGGFGAPQPGPPVPPAPPQQPPVPPTMPATPAVPPQGQPAYGYPQQGYGYPQQQPAPDAGAPPQFGAPTAPMQAARPPAPGGGNAKRTQLMIVGAAVVAVSLIVGAGFWSVSGDDGDGKQPTPNGSQSTKAQAGTPGSEKAPANVKSKPLFNQPSPTPEDVVNVEGSWLTDSTYVKSDVAKVVGYNTVDGGKKWEIPFPGELCGATKHVSDNKTAVLFRPAKPTPEVKYPACTEVGVIDLNAGKLLWSGNAKGATTGDKPALFDEVTISGQTVAAGGTSGGAAWNLADGKSLWTPKTDGEGCYDSGYAGGEALGVIRKCGRGDNQTLYAQTLDPATGAQTASYKLSPGIEWASIVSTKPLIVAADVGKAAKNASGVSDLFVVDPKGELKARISLASGNFGGKCNGTDVEKCHGFVVGNGKLYLPSIEHQGKESGGDTNELLSFDLETGKETTDRADAGEKYTLFPLRMDGSNVIAYKEPPYDKGGQIVSIDGTTMKETVLMENPAEKASRTAETGYSPDYSEYRYHNGKLFISRTMARKPYSDKGDPEYLFVSFSAS, encoded by the coding sequence ATGAGTACCCCGCCGCCCCCCAACCAGCCGCCCGCCGGCGGCTTCGGAGCGCCGCAGGATCCCCACCCCGGGGGCTTCGGCGCGCCGCAGCCGGGCCCGCCCGTACCGCCGGCGCCCCCGCAGCAGCCGCCCGTACCGCCCACCATGCCGGCCACGCCGGCCGTGCCCCCGCAAGGGCAGCCGGCCTACGGCTATCCGCAGCAGGGCTACGGCTACCCGCAGCAGCAGCCGGCCCCCGATGCCGGCGCCCCGCCGCAGTTCGGCGCGCCCACGGCCCCCATGCAGGCGGCCCGGCCCCCGGCCCCGGGCGGCGGCAACGCAAAGCGCACCCAGCTGATGATCGTCGGCGCGGCCGTCGTGGCCGTCTCCCTGATCGTCGGAGCCGGCTTCTGGTCCGTCTCCGGCGACGACGGCGACGGCAAGCAGCCCACCCCGAACGGCAGCCAGAGCACCAAGGCGCAGGCCGGCACGCCCGGTTCGGAGAAGGCGCCCGCCAACGTCAAGTCGAAGCCGCTGTTCAACCAGCCGAGCCCGACCCCGGAAGATGTCGTCAACGTCGAGGGCTCCTGGCTCACCGACTCCACCTACGTCAAGTCCGACGTGGCGAAGGTCGTCGGCTACAACACCGTCGACGGCGGCAAGAAGTGGGAGATCCCCTTCCCGGGCGAGCTCTGCGGCGCGACCAAGCACGTCAGCGACAACAAGACGGCGGTCCTCTTCCGGCCGGCGAAGCCCACGCCCGAGGTCAAGTACCCGGCGTGCACCGAGGTCGGCGTCATCGACCTGAACGCGGGCAAGCTCCTGTGGTCCGGCAACGCCAAGGGCGCCACCACCGGCGACAAGCCCGCCCTCTTCGACGAGGTCACGATCAGCGGCCAGACCGTCGCCGCGGGCGGCACCAGCGGCGGCGCCGCCTGGAACCTCGCCGACGGCAAGTCCCTGTGGACGCCCAAGACCGATGGCGAGGGCTGCTACGACAGCGGCTACGCCGGCGGCGAGGCCCTCGGCGTGATCCGCAAGTGCGGCCGCGGCGACAACCAGACGCTGTACGCCCAGACCCTGGATCCGGCCACCGGCGCGCAGACGGCCTCGTACAAGCTCTCCCCGGGCATCGAGTGGGCGTCGATCGTCTCCACGAAGCCCCTCATCGTCGCCGCCGACGTCGGCAAGGCCGCCAAGAACGCCTCCGGCGTCAGCGACCTCTTCGTCGTCGACCCCAAGGGCGAGCTGAAGGCACGCATCTCGCTCGCCTCCGGCAACTTCGGCGGCAAGTGCAACGGCACCGACGTCGAGAAGTGCCACGGCTTCGTGGTCGGCAACGGCAAGCTCTACCTGCCCTCGATCGAGCACCAGGGCAAGGAGTCGGGCGGCGACACCAACGAGCTGCTCTCCTTCGACCTGGAGACCGGCAAGGAGACCACCGACCGCGCCGACGCGGGCGAGAAGTACACCCTGTTCCCGCTCCGCATGGACGGGTCGAACGTCATCGCGTACAAGGAGCCCCCTTACGACAAGGGCGGCCAGATCGTCAGCATCGACGGTACGACGATGAAGGAGACCGTCCTCATGGAGAACCCGGCCGAGAAGGCCAGCCGGACCGCCGAGACCGGTTACTCGCCCGACTACTCCGAATACCGCTACCACAACGGCAAGCTCTTCATCTCCCGGACCATGGCCAGGAAGCCGTACTCCGACAAGGGCGACCCCGAGTACCTGTTCGTCTCCTTCAGCGCCAGCTGA
- a CDS encoding response regulator transcription factor → MGVRVMVLDEHRLLAEALASALKLRGHRVLAAAAPAAGAAELVISRAPEVCLLGTATPAEPGVFEPVVRIKRERPQIAVVVLGPVPSPRGIAAAFAAGASGYVRHDERIEGVERALAKARAGEVAISPQLLQGAFAELLNPAAQPDDEGSRLLRLLTPREVEVLVRVAEGEDTRLIAAGMEIAPSTARTHVQRVLMKLGVGSRLEAAALAARTGLLDRAGPVPVAADFPGGP, encoded by the coding sequence ATGGGCGTACGGGTCATGGTGCTCGACGAGCACCGGCTGCTGGCCGAGGCGCTGGCCTCGGCTCTCAAGCTGCGCGGGCACCGGGTGCTGGCCGCGGCCGCCCCGGCCGCGGGCGCCGCCGAGCTGGTCATCAGCCGGGCGCCGGAGGTCTGCCTGCTGGGCACCGCCACGCCCGCGGAGCCGGGGGTCTTCGAGCCGGTCGTCCGCATCAAGCGGGAGCGGCCGCAGATCGCCGTCGTCGTCCTCGGCCCGGTGCCGAGCCCGCGCGGGATCGCGGCCGCCTTCGCCGCCGGCGCCTCGGGGTACGTACGCCACGACGAGCGGATCGAAGGCGTGGAGCGGGCGCTGGCCAAGGCGCGCGCCGGGGAGGTCGCGATCTCCCCGCAGCTGCTCCAGGGGGCCTTCGCGGAGCTGCTCAACCCCGCCGCCCAGCCCGACGACGAGGGCAGCCGGCTGCTGCGGCTGCTGACGCCGCGCGAGGTGGAGGTGCTGGTCCGGGTCGCCGAGGGCGAGGACACCCGGCTCATCGCCGCGGGCATGGAGATCGCACCGAGCACCGCCCGTACGCATGTCCAGCGGGTGCTGATGAAACTGGGCGTCGGCTCCCGGCTGGAGGCGGCCGCGCTGGCCGCCCGGACCGGTCTGCTGGACCGGGCGGGGCCGGTGCCGGTGGCCGCCGATTTCCCCGGAGGCCCGTAA
- the galE gene encoding UDP-glucose 4-epimerase GalE: MVTGGAGYVGSVVAAHLLEAGHEVTVLDDLSTGFREGVPAGAAFIEGRIQDADRYLDASYDAVLHFAASSQVGESVVNPGKYWENNVGGTLALLAAMRGAGVRKLVFSSTAATYGEPTEGLLTEESVTKPTNPYGASKLAVDHMIAGECAAHGVAAVSLRYFNVAGAYGEFGERHDPETHLIPLVLQVALGERESISVFGEDYPTPDGTCVRDYIHVADLAEAHLAALEAATAGEHLICNLGNGNGFSVREVVETVRKVTGAEIPEVVAPRRAGDPAVLVASARAAHEKLGWTPARSDLTGIITDAWNFTRKHRS; the protein is encoded by the coding sequence ATGGTCACCGGCGGCGCCGGATACGTCGGCAGCGTCGTCGCGGCGCACCTTCTGGAGGCCGGGCACGAGGTCACGGTCCTCGACGACCTCTCCACCGGCTTCCGCGAGGGAGTCCCGGCGGGCGCGGCCTTCATCGAGGGCCGGATCCAGGACGCCGACCGTTACCTGGACGCTTCCTACGACGCGGTGCTGCACTTCGCGGCGTCCTCGCAGGTCGGCGAGTCCGTCGTCAATCCGGGCAAGTACTGGGAGAACAACGTCGGCGGCACGCTCGCCCTGCTCGCCGCGATGCGCGGGGCCGGGGTGCGCAAGCTGGTGTTCTCCTCCACCGCCGCCACCTACGGCGAGCCCACCGAGGGCCTGCTCACCGAGGAATCGGTCACCAAGCCCACCAACCCGTACGGCGCCTCGAAGCTGGCCGTCGACCACATGATCGCGGGGGAGTGCGCGGCGCACGGCGTCGCGGCGGTCTCGCTGCGCTACTTCAACGTGGCGGGCGCGTACGGGGAGTTCGGCGAGCGGCACGACCCCGAGACCCACCTGATCCCGCTGGTGCTCCAGGTCGCGCTGGGCGAGCGGGAGTCGATCTCGGTGTTCGGCGAGGACTACCCGACCCCGGACGGCACCTGCGTCCGCGACTACATCCACGTGGCCGACCTGGCGGAGGCCCACCTGGCCGCCCTGGAGGCCGCCACCGCGGGCGAGCACCTGATCTGCAACCTCGGCAACGGCAACGGCTTCTCGGTCCGCGAGGTCGTCGAGACGGTCCGCAAGGTCACGGGCGCGGAGATCCCCGAGGTCGTCGCCCCGCGCCGGGCCGGCGACCCGGCGGTGCTCGTCGCCTCGGCGCGCGCCGCCCACGAGAAGCTCGGCTGGACCCCGGCCCGCTCGGACCTCACCGGCATCATCACGGACGCCTGGAACTTCACGCGCAAGCACCGTTCCTGA
- a CDS encoding response regulator transcription factor, which yields MVRIRVLVVDDHRIFAESLAAALAAEPDVDVSAAGSGPAALRCLERAVAEGRRFDVLLVDADLGAAAGAVPAQRESGSGPPPGADGIALVAGVRVSHPGVRTVVLAERDDPRRAALALQAGASGWVAKDCSLSRLLAVIRGVLREETHLPPALLTGVLRELTAARKHRTDSERLVESLTPREHEVLRCMVAGLGRKDVAARLFLSPHTVRTHMQNVLGKLGVHSTLAAVALARRAGVRPADLAGDVVERSGQLA from the coding sequence GTGGTTCGCATCCGGGTTCTCGTGGTCGACGATCACCGCATCTTCGCCGAATCGCTCGCAGCCGCGCTCGCGGCCGAGCCCGACGTGGACGTGTCCGCGGCCGGCAGCGGCCCCGCCGCGCTGCGCTGCCTCGAACGGGCGGTGGCCGAGGGCCGCCGCTTCGACGTCCTGCTGGTCGACGCCGATCTCGGCGCCGCCGCCGGGGCCGTGCCCGCCCAGCGCGAATCGGGCTCCGGGCCACCGCCCGGCGCGGACGGGATCGCGCTGGTCGCCGGGGTGCGGGTGTCCCACCCCGGGGTCCGCACCGTCGTGCTCGCCGAGCGCGACGACCCGCGCCGGGCCGCGCTCGCCCTGCAGGCAGGGGCTTCCGGCTGGGTGGCGAAGGACTGCTCGCTCTCGCGGCTGCTCGCCGTCATCCGCGGGGTCCTGCGCGAGGAGACCCACCTCCCGCCCGCGCTGCTCACCGGAGTACTCCGCGAACTGACCGCTGCGCGCAAGCACCGTACGGACAGCGAGCGGCTCGTCGAGTCCCTCACGCCGCGGGAGCACGAGGTGCTGCGCTGCATGGTGGCGGGGCTGGGCCGCAAGGACGTGGCGGCGCGGCTGTTCCTGTCCCCGCACACCGTCCGCACGCACATGCAGAACGTGCTGGGCAAGCTCGGAGTGCACTCCACGCTGGCGGCGGTGGCACTGGCCCGGCGGGCCGGGGTGCGGCCGGCCGATCTAGCCGGGGATGTTGTCGAACGGAGCGGTCAACTGGCGTAG